Proteins encoded together in one uncultured Sphaerochaeta sp. window:
- a CDS encoding YgeY family selenium metabolism-linked hydrolase produces the protein MSNAMRPIIADELIALCTDMVKESSISGTEKGVVEVVGRWMKQLGFDEVSTDKYGSVIGKIQGTGGGPTVVLDGHVDTVEVGDPSLWTHDPFGAEIVDGKMYGRGTSDMKGALSAMIYAASRFTENRLSGDIYVTGTVHEEMFEGIALNHILDRVPADYVVIGEASSLNLKIGQRGRAEIVVKTHGKSCHSANPQFGKNAVYLMQKALSDIAALKLPSDNHLGSGIMELTDIISEPYPGASVVPSACMVTFDRRLIEGETAEQVVAQIRGAITSLTDDECEVFISEGNAICHTGVEISAKRFFPAWYYTEQTDFIQKVHQGLHETGIPAQFQTYSFCTNGSASAGLRGIPTLGFGPSAENQAHVCDEYIEIAQLIQASKGYCAIVTSLMR, from the coding sequence ATGAGTAACGCGATGAGGCCGATTATAGCTGATGAACTGATAGCACTATGCACAGATATGGTAAAAGAATCGAGCATCTCAGGTACTGAGAAAGGCGTAGTCGAAGTTGTCGGGCGATGGATGAAGCAGTTGGGATTTGATGAAGTGTCCACCGATAAGTATGGAAGTGTTATTGGAAAAATACAAGGAACAGGAGGAGGTCCAACTGTGGTACTCGACGGCCATGTCGATACTGTGGAGGTTGGAGATCCTTCTCTCTGGACCCACGATCCGTTTGGTGCTGAAATTGTCGATGGGAAGATGTACGGCCGGGGGACTTCAGATATGAAAGGAGCCCTCTCTGCTATGATCTATGCAGCATCCCGGTTCACCGAGAACAGACTATCCGGTGATATTTATGTGACCGGCACAGTCCATGAGGAGATGTTCGAAGGCATTGCACTCAATCATATCCTTGATCGGGTACCGGCTGATTATGTGGTCATAGGAGAAGCCTCGTCTCTGAATCTGAAGATTGGACAGAGGGGGAGAGCTGAGATAGTAGTAAAGACCCATGGCAAGAGCTGTCACTCAGCGAATCCACAGTTCGGGAAGAACGCGGTCTATCTGATGCAGAAAGCACTCTCAGATATTGCTGCTCTTAAGTTGCCTTCAGATAATCATCTAGGTTCAGGCATCATGGAGCTCACCGATATTATTTCAGAACCCTATCCCGGTGCATCAGTGGTCCCTTCTGCCTGCATGGTCACCTTCGATCGAAGACTCATCGAAGGTGAGACCGCAGAACAGGTGGTTGCCCAGATCAGAGGGGCGATTACCTCCCTGACAGATGATGAATGTGAAGTCTTTATATCAGAAGGGAACGCAATCTGTCATACCGGGGTGGAAATCTCTGCAAAACGATTCTTCCCGGCATGGTACTATACGGAACAGACTGACTTTATACAAAAGGTTCATCAGGGATTGCATGAGACTGGTATACCTGCTCAATTTCAGACCTATTCATTCTGTACGAATGGATCTGCTAGTGCAGGGCTACGAGGGATTCCCACGCTTGGGTTCGGGCCCTCAGCTGAGAATCAAGCACATGTATGTGATGAGTACATTGAGATTGCTCAACTCATCCAGGCTTCGAAGGGGTATTGTGCTATTGTCACATCGTTGATGAGATGA
- a CDS encoding XRE family transcriptional regulator, giving the protein MKDIGIHIKKIRLQQRRLQQEVADACGFTKSHLSKIENGKVVPSLGALDKIAEALHTKISTLLEENLYEEVVVNTRKETEQGLMKTAKGYSMFPFASDYGQKKMQPFFFRTKRDDHKLHTTAHESEEFFYILKGEIILKVGAREYHLKEGDGIYFNARIEHQTIPLSEDVEILDIMV; this is encoded by the coding sequence ATGAAAGATATTGGGATACACATAAAGAAAATTCGTCTACAGCAGAGAAGACTCCAGCAAGAGGTTGCAGATGCCTGCGGATTCACAAAGAGTCATCTGTCGAAGATCGAAAACGGGAAGGTCGTACCCTCTCTGGGAGCCCTCGATAAGATAGCCGAAGCGCTACATACAAAGATTAGTACGTTGCTTGAAGAGAACCTCTATGAAGAGGTCGTGGTCAATACCCGAAAGGAGACTGAACAGGGGTTGATGAAGACGGCTAAGGGGTACTCCATGTTCCCCTTTGCTTCAGATTACGGACAGAAGAAGATGCAACCCTTCTTCTTTAGAACAAAGAGGGATGATCATAAGCTTCATACGACAGCTCATGAAAGTGAGGAATTCTTCTACATCTTAAAAGGGGAAATTATTCTGAAAGTGGGGGCAAGAGAGTACCATCTGAAAGAGGGGGACGGGATTTACTTTAATGCCAGGATAGAACACCAGACTATCCCGCTAAGTGAAGATGTCGAGATTCTTGATATTATGGTATAA
- a CDS encoding YjzC family protein produces the protein MGDLHKPGEDNQRPGKYIETGPQGGKIQKPREVEIDRGDRLPPTQKPGNKWKRK, from the coding sequence ATGGGCGATTTGCACAAACCTGGTGAAGATAACCAAAGACCTGGAAAGTATATAGAAACTGGTCCACAAGGGGGAAAGATTCAGAAACCTAGAGAAGTTGAAATTGATCGTGGTGACAGACTCCCGCCTACCCAGAAACCTGGGAATAAATGGAAGCGTAAATAA
- a CDS encoding thermonuclease family protein, with protein sequence MSKRRILILIILILVSFSIFAAVGSEIVILTKSGKKYHLETCQTLRTSRIPITLQGAVEKGYEPCKVCSPPILDIQANTQSNNPSLYRVNAVALTSFYDADISKMLSAKVDRVVDGDTVKVVIDNPPIGINSSVTIRLLGVDTPETVHPSKPVEYYGKEASDFSAASMEGQTVYLAFDWDLRDSYDRLLAYVYYKNGLCHNALLIQNGYGFANLTYPFQFMGEFRVLQDEAKDKKIGLWK encoded by the coding sequence ATGAGCAAACGAAGAATCCTAATCCTGATCATACTGATTCTAGTCTCCTTCTCAATCTTTGCTGCGGTTGGGAGTGAGATTGTCATCTTGACCAAAAGTGGAAAGAAATATCACCTTGAAACTTGCCAAACTCTCAGGACATCCAGAATTCCAATTACCTTACAGGGAGCTGTTGAAAAAGGATATGAACCTTGCAAAGTATGTAGCCCACCTATCCTTGATATTCAGGCAAACACACAAAGCAATAATCCTTCACTATATCGAGTCAATGCTGTAGCACTCACAAGTTTCTATGATGCGGATATCTCCAAGATGCTTAGTGCAAAAGTGGATCGGGTTGTAGATGGTGATACTGTCAAAGTTGTAATTGATAATCCACCTATTGGGATTAATTCATCAGTAACAATTCGGCTGCTCGGGGTGGATACACCGGAGACCGTACATCCTTCAAAACCTGTTGAGTATTATGGTAAAGAGGCGAGTGATTTCTCTGCAGCCTCCATGGAAGGCCAGACCGTCTATCTTGCCTTTGATTGGGATCTGCGGGATTCCTATGATCGTTTGCTAGCCTACGTATATTACAAGAATGGGCTGTGCCATAATGCATTGCTCATCCAGAATGGGTATGGCTTTGCAAATCTTACATACCCTTTCCAGTTCATGGGCGAGTTCAGGGTGCTGCAAGATGAGGCCAAGGATAAAAAGATTGGTCTTTGGAAATAA